One Rhodococcus sp. P1Y DNA window includes the following coding sequences:
- a CDS encoding dihydrolipoyl dehydrogenase family protein — translation MTEQSRDEFDVIVIGGGPVGENAASYAIAGSDRTAVIVEHELVGGECSYWACMPSKALLRPSEVLETARNMPGVKELVGERTLDVDAVLARRESFTHSLDDSSQVDWAESAGISVVRGHGRLSGEKTVEVGDRTLTARHAVILATGTTASVPNTQGLRDALPWTSRDATNIHEIPKRVAVIGGGVVASEAATWLLSFGSEVTMIVRGSRLLASSEPFASDLVAEALRKRGAKIIFDADLTAVSRPSAEDTGIGKVHGGPAELTVGGETITVDEILVAAGRKPASTDLGLSLVGQEDGKYVDVDDHLQVPGAPWLYATGDINGRAPLTHMGKYQGRVAGDVIAALADGKPLHGKRFTASADHGQIPQVVFTPLQVAAVGHTEKQARDAGIDVEILGVDIAVAGSSLYQDNYSGHAQLVVDKAADVIVGATFVGPGVDELVHAATVALVGKVTLDDLWHAVPSYPTVSEVWLRLLESRRQQ, via the coding sequence ATGACAGAGCAGAGTAGGGACGAATTCGATGTCATCGTGATCGGCGGCGGTCCCGTCGGCGAGAACGCCGCGAGCTACGCCATCGCCGGGAGCGACCGCACCGCGGTGATCGTCGAACACGAACTGGTCGGCGGCGAATGCTCGTACTGGGCGTGCATGCCGAGCAAGGCACTGTTGCGGCCGAGCGAAGTCCTGGAGACGGCACGCAACATGCCGGGCGTGAAGGAACTCGTCGGCGAGCGCACGCTCGACGTCGACGCCGTCCTGGCACGTCGGGAATCCTTCACACATTCGCTCGACGATTCCTCCCAGGTCGACTGGGCAGAATCCGCAGGTATCTCGGTGGTCCGCGGCCACGGCAGACTCAGCGGCGAGAAGACCGTCGAGGTCGGCGACCGGACGCTCACCGCGCGTCATGCGGTGATCCTCGCTACCGGCACCACAGCATCGGTTCCGAACACGCAGGGACTACGCGACGCACTGCCGTGGACCTCCCGCGACGCCACCAACATCCACGAGATCCCCAAGCGAGTGGCCGTCATCGGGGGCGGGGTCGTCGCCTCGGAAGCGGCAACCTGGCTGCTGTCGTTCGGATCCGAGGTGACGATGATCGTCCGAGGATCCCGACTCCTGGCGAGCAGCGAACCGTTCGCAAGCGATCTGGTCGCCGAGGCCCTGCGGAAACGCGGCGCAAAGATCATCTTCGACGCCGACCTGACGGCCGTTTCCAGGCCGTCCGCCGAGGACACGGGCATCGGCAAGGTTCACGGAGGGCCCGCGGAACTGACCGTGGGTGGCGAAACGATCACGGTCGACGAAATCCTGGTTGCGGCGGGCCGAAAGCCCGCGAGCACCGACCTCGGCCTGTCGCTGGTCGGCCAGGAGGACGGGAAGTACGTCGACGTCGACGATCATCTGCAGGTACCGGGCGCCCCGTGGCTGTACGCGACGGGCGACATCAACGGCCGTGCGCCGCTCACCCACATGGGCAAATACCAGGGCCGCGTTGCCGGTGACGTCATCGCCGCTCTCGCAGACGGAAAACCGTTGCACGGCAAGCGCTTCACCGCGAGCGCGGACCACGGGCAGATACCCCAGGTCGTGTTCACTCCGCTGCAGGTAGCCGCCGTCGGGCACACCGAGAAGCAAGCACGGGACGCCGGAATCGACGTCGAAATTCTCGGCGTCGACATCGCAGTCGCGGGGTCGTCGCTGTATCAGGACAACTATTCGGGCCACGCACAGTTGGTGGTCGACAAGGCGGCGGACGTCATCGTCGGCGCGACCTTCGTCGGCCCCGGCGTCGACGAGTTGGTCCATGCCGCCACCGTCGCGCTGGTCGGCAAAGTGACCCTCGACGATCTGTGGCACGCTGTGCCGTCGTACCCGACGGTGAGCGAAGTGTGGTTGCGGCTGCTCGAATCGCGTCGTCAGCAGTAG
- a CDS encoding SDR family oxidoreductase: protein MGKTRNKILITGASSGLGEEMARRFAAQGKDLALCARRLDRLETLRDELIIANPGISIAIRSLDVTDHDAVVRVFAEMRDELGGLDRVIVNAGLGKGAKIGSGRADANLATARTNFIGALSQCEAALEIFRAQKYGHLVLVSSISADRGLPGAKAVYSASKAGVAALGEALSAELAKTDIVVTTLLPGFIATDMSSKAGDNKALTATLDEGVSAMVTAIEKEPRRAALPGLKWRGIDAALRFLPNEVTNRLV, encoded by the coding sequence ATGGGGAAGACGAGGAACAAGATTCTGATCACCGGCGCGAGTTCGGGCCTCGGCGAAGAGATGGCCAGGCGTTTCGCTGCGCAGGGCAAAGACTTGGCGCTCTGTGCCAGGCGCCTGGACCGGCTCGAAACGCTGCGCGACGAACTGATCATCGCCAACCCGGGAATCTCCATTGCGATACGCAGCCTCGACGTCACCGACCACGATGCCGTCGTGCGTGTTTTTGCCGAGATGCGGGACGAGCTCGGAGGACTCGACAGGGTGATCGTCAACGCCGGACTCGGTAAGGGCGCCAAGATCGGCAGTGGACGTGCCGACGCAAACCTTGCGACGGCACGCACCAACTTCATCGGCGCGCTGTCCCAGTGCGAGGCGGCGCTGGAGATCTTCCGGGCGCAGAAGTACGGCCACCTGGTACTCGTATCCTCGATCAGCGCCGACCGAGGATTGCCAGGAGCGAAGGCCGTCTACTCCGCCAGCAAGGCAGGCGTCGCGGCGCTCGGTGAGGCTCTCTCGGCCGAACTGGCCAAGACGGACATCGTCGTCACCACACTCTTGCCAGGCTTCATCGCCACCGACATGTCCTCGAAGGCAGGCGACAACAAGGCTCTGACCGCGACCCTGGACGAGGGCGTCTCGGCTATGGTCACGGCCATCGAAAAGGAACCGCGGCGCGCAGCGTTGCCTGGGCTCAAGTGGCGCGGGATCGATGCGGCACTGCGGTTCCTGCCGAACGAGGTCACCAACCGCCTCGTCTGA
- a CDS encoding DUF2630 family protein: MSEHDIYSKIEQLVATEHKLRSQTEAGELDPVDEQAQLASIEHALDQCWDLLRQRRARLDAGQNPDEATANPVEQVEHYLQ, from the coding sequence ATGAGCGAGCACGACATCTACAGCAAGATCGAGCAACTGGTGGCCACCGAGCACAAGCTGCGGTCACAGACCGAGGCCGGTGAGCTCGACCCCGTCGACGAGCAGGCGCAACTGGCGTCGATCGAGCACGCGCTCGATCAGTGCTGGGACCTCCTCCGCCAGCGCCGAGCACGTCTGGACGCGGGACAGAATCCTGACGAGGCGACGGCCAATCCCGTCGAGCAGGTCGAGCACTACCTGCAGTAG
- a CDS encoding crotonase/enoyl-CoA hydratase family protein: protein MAVRIERSGPVTTIVLSRPESRNAVDGPTAAELVSAFEEFDADDNAAVAVLWGEGGTFCSGADLKALGTERSNHATEHGDGPMGPTRMRLSKPVIAAVSGYAVAGGLELALWCDLRVIEEDSTFGVFCRRWGVPLIDGGTVRLPRLIGASRAMDLVLTGRAVDADEALAIGLANRVVPVGRARSEAEALAAQLALLPQTCMREDRLSLLEQDGLDEESAITNEFRHGAISMAADALGGAQQFASGAGRHGSSTP, encoded by the coding sequence ATGGCAGTCAGGATCGAACGCTCGGGACCCGTCACCACAATCGTTCTGTCACGCCCCGAATCGAGAAACGCGGTCGACGGCCCTACCGCTGCCGAGTTGGTGTCGGCCTTCGAGGAATTCGACGCCGACGACAACGCTGCCGTCGCAGTGCTGTGGGGTGAGGGCGGTACCTTCTGCTCGGGCGCGGACCTCAAAGCACTGGGAACGGAACGCTCGAACCACGCAACCGAGCACGGTGACGGCCCGATGGGCCCGACCCGGATGCGCCTGTCCAAACCGGTCATCGCCGCGGTGTCCGGATATGCCGTGGCCGGTGGACTCGAACTCGCGCTCTGGTGCGATCTACGAGTTATCGAGGAGGACAGCACCTTCGGGGTATTCTGTCGCCGCTGGGGTGTCCCTCTGATCGACGGGGGCACCGTCCGGCTGCCCCGGCTGATCGGCGCATCGCGCGCAATGGATCTCGTTCTCACCGGCCGTGCCGTCGACGCCGACGAGGCGCTGGCCATCGGACTGGCGAACAGAGTCGTTCCAGTCGGCCGGGCTCGCTCCGAGGCGGAAGCGCTCGCAGCGCAGCTGGCTCTCCTTCCACAAACCTGCATGCGCGAAGACCGACTGTCCCTCCTCGAACAGGACGGCCTGGACGAAGAATCGGCGATCACCAACGAGTTTCGCCACGGCGCGATCTCGATGGCAGCCGATGCCCTCGGCGGCGCGCAACAATTCGCTTCCGGCGCAGGCAGGCACGGCAGCTCGACGCCGTGA
- a CDS encoding TetR/AcrR family transcriptional regulator, with protein MPYRRTTAVQARLDAGREKLFASAIEVLSARGYGGLSIASVAAAAGVSAGSVYTHFESKSDLVVAIFREVCSREVDAVAAASSSGDVVERVTAIVETFAGRAMKNRTMAYALLAEPVDPAVDAERLVFRRSFTAAISQAIVAGVAAGEIPEQNVELAAAGLVGAVGEILVGPLGPDRASGPEVIPDLVAFALRSLGVTP; from the coding sequence ATGCCGTATCGCCGCACCACGGCCGTGCAAGCCCGACTCGACGCTGGACGCGAGAAACTCTTCGCGTCGGCGATCGAGGTTCTGTCCGCACGGGGTTACGGCGGGTTGTCCATCGCCTCGGTTGCCGCAGCGGCCGGAGTGTCCGCGGGTAGCGTCTACACCCACTTCGAGAGCAAGTCGGACCTGGTCGTAGCCATCTTCCGTGAGGTCTGCAGCCGGGAAGTCGATGCCGTCGCAGCCGCGTCGTCCTCGGGTGATGTCGTCGAGCGCGTCACGGCGATAGTCGAGACCTTCGCCGGGCGCGCGATGAAGAACCGGACCATGGCGTATGCCCTGTTGGCCGAACCGGTCGATCCTGCGGTGGACGCTGAGCGGCTGGTGTTTCGGCGCAGCTTCACCGCGGCCATCTCCCAGGCGATCGTGGCAGGCGTGGCAGCGGGCGAAATTCCCGAGCAGAACGTCGAGCTGGCGGCTGCCGGGTTGGTTGGAGCCGTCGGAGAAATTCTTGTCGGGCCGCTCGGTCCGGATCGCGCATCGGGCCCCGAAGTCATCCCAGATCTCGTTGCTTTCGCCCTCCGATCGTTAGGAGTCACGCCATGA
- a CDS encoding acyl-CoA dehydrogenase family protein encodes MTFPVTHEVFNQVPDLLPYNTSQDRSLREGLDREGAGWSLGELNELGDLAGSVEVQEWGRLANENPPVLRTHDRYGNRIDEVEFHPHWHDLMSVAVANGLHATPWQCDRPGAHVARAAKFYAWGQADAGHMCPISMTYAAVPALRHNSELTSMYESLLASTHYDFGLRTPTEKRGLIAGMSMTEKQGGSDVRANTTTAVPSSDGSFTIVGHKWFTSAPMSDMFLTLAQAPGGLSCFLLPRVLPDGTRNRIALQRLKDKLGNKSNASGELEYQGATGWLVGEEGRGVPTIIEMVNMTRLDCVIGSAAGIRNATVRAVHHARHRSAFGASLADQPLMRNVLSDLIVESEAATAVMMRLAGATDRAVRGDAEESALRRIALAVTKYWVCKRAPSHVAEALECLGGNGYVEESGMPRLYRESPLMSIWEGSGNVAALDSLRALAKQPEAVEAYFTEVGRAAGADSRLDDAVSRLGKELADRSDIEYRARRVVELMALVFQGASLVRHGDPSVADAFCASRLGEDWGGAFGTLPTGVDTAAVLSRI; translated from the coding sequence ATGACCTTTCCAGTCACCCACGAGGTGTTCAACCAGGTTCCGGACCTGCTGCCGTACAATACATCCCAGGATCGGTCATTGCGCGAGGGCCTCGATCGTGAGGGTGCGGGATGGTCTCTCGGTGAACTGAACGAACTCGGAGATCTCGCCGGAAGCGTCGAAGTGCAGGAGTGGGGCAGGCTCGCCAACGAGAATCCTCCGGTTCTGCGAACGCACGACCGGTACGGAAATCGCATCGACGAGGTCGAGTTCCACCCACACTGGCATGATTTGATGTCGGTCGCTGTTGCCAACGGACTGCACGCGACGCCGTGGCAGTGCGACCGTCCCGGTGCGCATGTCGCCAGGGCCGCGAAGTTCTACGCGTGGGGTCAAGCCGATGCAGGCCACATGTGTCCGATCTCGATGACGTACGCAGCAGTGCCTGCGCTACGGCACAATTCGGAATTGACGTCGATGTACGAATCGTTGCTCGCCTCGACGCATTACGACTTCGGTCTTCGGACTCCGACGGAGAAACGTGGACTCATCGCGGGTATGTCGATGACCGAGAAGCAGGGTGGGTCGGACGTTCGGGCGAACACGACCACCGCTGTGCCGTCCTCGGACGGTTCGTTCACGATCGTCGGACACAAGTGGTTCACCTCCGCGCCGATGTCCGACATGTTCCTCACCCTGGCCCAGGCGCCGGGCGGGCTCTCGTGCTTCCTGCTACCACGAGTGCTCCCGGACGGAACTCGCAATCGTATTGCACTGCAACGACTCAAGGACAAGCTCGGCAACAAGTCCAATGCGTCCGGTGAGCTCGAGTACCAGGGAGCCACGGGCTGGCTCGTCGGCGAAGAAGGACGTGGGGTGCCGACCATCATCGAGATGGTCAACATGACCCGACTCGACTGTGTCATCGGATCGGCGGCCGGAATTCGCAACGCGACGGTCCGTGCCGTCCATCATGCGCGCCATCGGTCGGCGTTCGGGGCATCCCTGGCGGATCAGCCTCTGATGCGAAATGTGCTGTCGGATCTGATCGTCGAATCCGAGGCCGCAACGGCTGTCATGATGCGCCTGGCGGGTGCGACCGATCGTGCTGTGCGTGGGGACGCCGAGGAAAGCGCACTGCGACGCATTGCGCTGGCGGTCACCAAGTACTGGGTGTGCAAACGCGCACCGTCGCATGTGGCCGAGGCGCTCGAATGCCTCGGCGGTAACGGCTACGTCGAAGAATCGGGCATGCCCCGTCTGTACCGCGAGTCGCCGTTGATGTCGATCTGGGAGGGTTCGGGCAACGTGGCCGCGCTCGACTCATTGCGGGCGCTCGCGAAGCAACCCGAGGCCGTAGAGGCGTACTTCACCGAGGTCGGACGCGCTGCGGGGGCGGATTCACGCCTGGACGACGCCGTGTCGCGCCTCGGCAAGGAGCTCGCCGACCGGTCCGACATCGAATATCGCGCCCGACGCGTCGTCGAGCTGATGGCATTGGTGTTCCAAGGAGCGTCGCTCGTACGTCATGGTGACCCGTCCGTGGCAGATGCGTTCTGCGCCAGCAGATTGGGTGAGGACTGGGGTGGTGCCTTCGGGACCCTGCCGACGGGGGTGGACACCGCGGCGGTTCTGTCCCGAATCTGA
- the pgi gene encoding glucose-6-phosphate isomerase has protein sequence MSGDITGTEAWKNLTAHHSAISEKKLRDLFADDPNRGRTFTLSVGDLHIDYSKHIIDSETVSLLVDLARAADVEGRRDAMFAGEHINTSEDRAVLHTALRLPADATLEVDGQNVVADVHEVLTRMGNFTDRVRSGEWLGATGEKITTVVNIGIGGSDLGPVMVYNALRHYADAGISAKFVSNVDPADLVAALDGLTPASTLFIIASKTFSTLETLTNATAARRWLVDALGEDAVAKHFVAVSTNAERVSEFGIDTANMFGFWDWVGGRYSVDSAIGLSVMAVIGRDAFGEFLDGFHRVDEHFRTTPFEQNAPALLGLLGLWYSSFFGSETRAVLPYSNDLSRFPAYLQQLTMESNGKSVKADGSPVTTSTGEIFWGEPGTNGQHAFYQLLHQGTRLIPADFIGFAEPTDDLPTRDGTGSMHDLLMSNYFAQTKVLAFGKTADEIAAEGTAADVVPHKVMPGNRPSTSILAPKLTPSVVGQLIALYEHQVFVEGVVWGVDSFDQWGVELGKTQALELTPVLTDSEAPAQQGDSSTDALVRWYRDQRGRAK, from the coding sequence ATGAGCGGCGACATCACGGGCACCGAGGCCTGGAAGAATCTGACGGCACATCACAGCGCGATCAGCGAAAAGAAGCTTCGAGACCTGTTCGCCGACGACCCGAACCGCGGACGCACGTTCACGCTGTCGGTCGGCGATCTGCACATCGACTACAGCAAGCACATCATCGACTCCGAGACGGTCTCACTCCTCGTGGACCTGGCCCGCGCTGCGGATGTCGAAGGTCGACGCGACGCGATGTTCGCAGGCGAACACATCAACACCTCCGAGGACCGTGCGGTCCTCCACACTGCTCTGCGGTTGCCCGCCGACGCCACCCTGGAGGTCGACGGCCAGAACGTCGTCGCAGATGTTCACGAAGTTCTCACTCGGATGGGCAATTTCACCGATCGGGTGCGTTCGGGCGAATGGCTCGGCGCGACCGGCGAGAAGATCACCACCGTCGTCAACATCGGCATCGGCGGATCCGACCTCGGCCCCGTCATGGTCTACAACGCTCTTCGTCACTACGCAGACGCGGGAATCTCTGCGAAGTTCGTCTCCAACGTGGACCCTGCCGACCTGGTCGCCGCCCTCGACGGCCTGACTCCGGCGTCGACGCTGTTCATCATCGCGTCGAAGACGTTCTCCACTCTCGAGACTCTGACCAACGCCACCGCGGCCAGGCGCTGGCTCGTCGACGCCTTGGGCGAGGATGCCGTCGCGAAGCATTTCGTCGCGGTATCCACCAACGCCGAGCGAGTCTCGGAGTTCGGCATCGACACCGCCAACATGTTCGGATTCTGGGACTGGGTCGGTGGACGCTACTCAGTCGATTCCGCGATCGGGCTGTCGGTCATGGCCGTGATCGGCCGGGACGCCTTCGGGGAATTTCTCGACGGTTTTCACCGTGTCGACGAGCACTTCAGGACGACTCCTTTCGAGCAGAACGCCCCTGCACTGCTCGGACTCCTGGGGCTTTGGTACAGCAGCTTCTTCGGCTCGGAAACTCGTGCGGTACTTCCGTATTCGAACGATCTGTCGCGATTCCCTGCGTACTTGCAGCAGCTGACGATGGAGTCCAACGGCAAATCCGTCAAGGCTGACGGCAGCCCGGTGACGACCTCCACCGGTGAGATCTTCTGGGGCGAGCCCGGCACCAACGGTCAGCATGCGTTCTACCAGCTGCTGCACCAAGGAACGAGGCTGATCCCCGCCGACTTCATCGGATTCGCCGAGCCCACCGACGACCTGCCGACGCGCGACGGCACCGGCAGCATGCACGACCTGTTGATGAGCAACTACTTCGCGCAAACCAAAGTACTGGCCTTCGGCAAGACCGCGGACGAGATCGCCGCCGAGGGCACCGCCGCCGACGTCGTACCGCACAAGGTGATGCCCGGCAACAGGCCGTCGACATCCATCCTCGCACCCAAACTGACACCGTCCGTTGTGGGTCAACTCATCGCCCTCTACGAGCATCAGGTATTCGTCGAGGGCGTCGTGTGGGGTGTCGACTCGTTCGACCAGTGGGGGGTCGAGCTCGGCAAGACCCAGGCACTCGAACTGACGCCGGTACTCACCGATTCCGAAGCGCCTGCGCAACAGGGGGATTCGTCCACCGACGCGCTCGTTCGGTGGTACCGCGACCAGCGGGGCCGCGCGAAGTAG
- a CDS encoding NAD-dependent succinate-semialdehyde dehydrogenase, protein MEITQLIESIQPKLWIGGRAVDAENGATFEVNDPATGKAIAVVADASPADAKKAIDAASAAQKSWGKTPARERGEILRAAFEKITERSDDIAAIMTAEMGKALAESKAEVKYGAEFFRWFAEEAVRIGGRYAPAPAGNGRILVSKVPVGPVLAITPWNFPLAMGTRKIGPALAAGCTIIVKPASETPLTMLFLAQLLSEVGLPEGVLSVLTTSKSSAVSTPILEDPRLRKLTFTGSTGVGKKLVEQSAGGLLRTSMELGGNAPFVVFDDADVDAAVEGAILAKLRNGGEACTAANRFYVANAVREEFTTKLVEKMKAFTLGPGSNPDTKLGPLINADQLETVQALVDDAVNAGATVALGGTAPGGDGYFYPATVLTDVPPNARILKEEVFGPVAPIVGFDTEEQGIDAANDTEYGLASYIYTRGLDRALRVADAIDSGMVGVNRGVISDAAAPFGGVKASGFGREGGSEGIEEYLETKYIALT, encoded by the coding sequence ATGGAGATCACGCAACTCATCGAATCCATTCAACCCAAGCTGTGGATCGGCGGCCGCGCTGTCGATGCCGAGAACGGCGCAACTTTCGAGGTCAACGATCCGGCCACCGGTAAAGCGATCGCGGTTGTCGCCGACGCCAGTCCGGCGGACGCGAAGAAGGCAATCGATGCCGCGTCGGCGGCGCAGAAGTCTTGGGGCAAGACTCCCGCTCGTGAGCGTGGCGAAATTCTGCGGGCGGCGTTCGAGAAGATCACCGAGCGTTCCGACGACATCGCCGCGATCATGACTGCCGAGATGGGCAAGGCTCTCGCCGAGTCCAAGGCGGAGGTCAAGTACGGGGCGGAATTCTTCCGATGGTTCGCGGAGGAAGCTGTACGTATCGGCGGTCGATATGCGCCGGCCCCTGCAGGCAACGGGAGAATCCTGGTGTCCAAGGTTCCCGTCGGACCGGTCCTGGCGATCACCCCGTGGAATTTTCCGCTGGCGATGGGAACTCGGAAGATCGGCCCGGCACTGGCAGCCGGATGCACCATCATCGTCAAGCCTGCGAGTGAGACCCCGTTGACGATGCTCTTTCTCGCGCAACTGCTGTCCGAGGTCGGGCTGCCCGAGGGCGTGCTGTCCGTGCTCACCACGTCGAAATCGAGCGCGGTATCCACGCCGATCCTCGAGGATCCGCGTCTTCGGAAACTGACCTTCACCGGGTCGACGGGCGTGGGCAAGAAGCTCGTCGAGCAGTCCGCGGGTGGTCTGCTTCGTACGTCGATGGAGTTGGGTGGAAACGCACCGTTCGTCGTGTTCGACGACGCCGATGTCGATGCTGCGGTCGAGGGCGCAATTCTCGCGAAACTACGCAACGGTGGCGAGGCGTGCACCGCGGCCAACCGGTTCTACGTCGCCAACGCTGTACGCGAGGAATTCACGACCAAGCTCGTCGAGAAGATGAAAGCGTTCACCCTGGGGCCGGGCTCCAACCCCGACACCAAGCTCGGTCCGCTGATCAATGCGGACCAGCTCGAAACGGTGCAGGCGCTCGTCGACGACGCTGTGAACGCGGGAGCAACCGTCGCACTCGGTGGCACGGCGCCCGGAGGCGACGGCTACTTCTACCCGGCAACAGTGCTTACCGATGTGCCACCGAATGCGCGAATCCTGAAGGAGGAAGTGTTCGGGCCGGTTGCGCCGATCGTCGGCTTCGACACCGAAGAACAGGGCATCGACGCGGCCAACGACACCGAGTACGGATTGGCGTCGTACATCTATACCCGTGGCCTCGACCGTGCACTGCGTGTCGCCGACGCCATCGACAGTGGAATGGTGGGCGTCAACCGCGGAGTGATCTCGGACGCGGCAGCGCCTTTCGGCGGAGTCAAAGCCTCAGGATTCGGCCGCGAAGGCGGTAGCGAGGGCATCGAGGAGTACCTGGAGACCAAGTACATCGCCCTGACCTGA
- a CDS encoding chorismate mutase, which yields MASTTKIDSDTALPTSEAEIDSLRQEIDRLDSEILAAIQRRSEVSQLIGRTRMASGGPRMVHSREMKVLDRFSSLGQEGHTLAMLLLRLGRGRLGR from the coding sequence ATGGCATCCACGACCAAGATCGATTCCGATACCGCGTTGCCGACGTCCGAGGCAGAGATCGACTCACTCCGTCAGGAGATCGATCGCCTCGACTCCGAGATCCTCGCTGCCATCCAGCGCCGGTCCGAGGTCTCGCAGCTCATCGGCCGCACGCGCATGGCTTCCGGCGGACCCCGCATGGTCCACAGCCGCGAAATGAAGGTACTCGACCGTTTCAGCAGCCTCGGCCAGGAGGGACACACCCTCGCCATGCTGTTGCTTCGTCTGGGTCGCGGCCGACTCGGACGCTGA